One Nicotiana tomentosiformis chromosome 4, ASM39032v3, whole genome shotgun sequence genomic window carries:
- the LOC138909407 gene encoding uncharacterized protein — MKIIEARSIIEDGMNITRKGQSVIRRIYLQLIDNPTRVNWKCLMFRNEARPKATFTMWLHLQDRLLIGERLSKWGILVDAGCAFCQERVESRSHLFCECDFARNIWCRVMSWLQRQRYTAISWDKHLKWSIQNGKGRSQEAKMFKLVYAETIHAIWLERNQRIFEKESKEGERLAREIAYICNIRASEDTRKLLQLCIF, encoded by the coding sequence atgaaaatcattgaagcAAGGAGCATAATAGAGGATGGCATGAATATCACTAGAAAAGGGCAAAGTGTGATAAGAAGAATCTATTTGCAGCTTATTGATAATCCTACTAGGGTGAACTGGAAGTGTCTTATGTTCAGAAATGAAGCGAGACCCAAAGCCACATTCACAATGTGGCTCCACTTGCAAGATAGACTTCTCATTGGTGAAAGACTATCCAAATGGGGAATACTAGTTGATGCAGGGTGTGCTTTCTGTCAAGAACGAGTTGAATCTAGAAGCCACCTCTTCTGTGAATGTGATTTTGCGAGGAACATATGGTGCAGAGTAATGAGTTGGCTTCAAAGACAGAGATACACGGCTATAAGTTGGGATAAACATTTAAAGTGGTCTATCCAGAATGGCAAAGGTAGGTCACAAGAAGCTAAGATGTTCAAACTCGTATATGCGGAAACTATTCATGCTATTTGGTTGGAAAGGAACCAGAGGATATTCGAAAAGGAATCCAAAGAAGGAGAAAGGTTAGCGAGAGAAATTGCCTATATCTGCAATATTAGAGCCTCGGAAGACACAAGAAAACTTCTCCAACTTTGTATTTTCTGA